One window from the genome of Paenibacillus azoreducens encodes:
- a CDS encoding DUF1259 domain-containing protein, whose amino-acid sequence MSEQAKASPRFIKLCNQFSTILGGTEHSITKGPVCFVTRNRKFRASVLGKRTTSPLIRYQLFSFESLDSSGRALCLGETALFQNQVNRLLSNLRKNGIKVTAVHNHWLFEEPRLMYIHWESIDNPVDFARKVKRSIAFLG is encoded by the coding sequence ATGTCTGAACAAGCTAAAGCAAGTCCCCGCTTTATAAAACTATGTAATCAATTTTCAACCATTTTAGGTGGAACAGAGCATTCCATTACAAAAGGTCCGGTTTGTTTCGTTACCAGAAATAGGAAATTTAGAGCATCTGTTTTAGGAAAACGTACCACATCCCCATTGATCCGTTATCAGCTGTTCTCGTTTGAATCATTGGACAGTTCAGGACGCGCACTCTGTTTAGGGGAAACGGCTCTCTTCCAAAACCAAGTGAATCGATTACTGTCAAATCTTCGAAAAAACGGGATTAAAGTAACGGCTGTTCATAATCACTGGCTGTTTGAGGAACCTCGTCTTATGTATATTCACTGGGAATCGATCGATAATCCCGTTGATTTTGCAAGAAAAGTAAAACGCTCTATTGCTTTTTTGGGTTAA
- a CDS encoding DUF1259 domain-containing protein, whose translation MAQQVKVSPQFKKLCTQFGRILGGVSEVDEGPVCFVTRMTNLRETILGRRTRSPLVQMQMFSFESLDKSGRALCLGETAVHQNQVNRLISNLRKRGIKVTAVHNHWLNENPRLMYMHWEATMNPVVFARRTKESIAFLG comes from the coding sequence ATGGCACAACAAGTGAAGGTAAGCCCACAATTCAAAAAGCTTTGTACTCAATTTGGAAGAATATTAGGCGGCGTATCGGAGGTTGATGAAGGTCCGGTTTGTTTTGTCACGCGGATGACGAACCTAAGGGAAACGATCTTGGGAAGAAGAACGCGTTCCCCATTAGTCCAAATGCAAATGTTTTCGTTTGAATCTCTTGATAAGTCGGGTCGCGCGCTTTGTTTGGGTGAGACTGCCGTACACCAAAATCAGGTTAATCGACTGATATCGAATCTTCGTAAACGCGGGATTAAAGTGACTGCGGTCCATAATCACTGGCTAAATGAAAACCCCCGGTTAATGTATATGCATTGGGAAGCCACTATGAATCCTGTCGTGTTTGCTAGAAGAACCAAAGAATCCATCGCATTCTTAGGTTGA
- a CDS encoding GMC family oxidoreductase: MKKNLTYDYIVVGTGPAGSVIAKTLSDDKRTSVLVLEAGGNHDKDKPIKDSTFAPELEESFSPNYFWQGEGVPLEGLDGRTFEWTTGRLSGGGSSINGEQYVRPTAAVLKKWERLLGPLWSPDKAIRRFKQLENFNGSTTNRAAHGYKGRVDIRQAPENPTSMAQKLATAIERASGYPIILDYNDPDTPLGPFTRWQLYQQPDGLRESSSTAFLSSDIMTPSGVGVNNRKLTVLFRTTALRILFSGKRAIGIEFLKDGKCTRAYSRKKVILSAGINSPQILMLSGIGSAKMLKKSGIAVVFNNPNVGQRLKNHTLNFAVFAVNSNDRPLPVQDSNALYTGGAFLPDPSGNNPEERAVQLLGIGADEQLTIAILYLRPRSKGNIRIQSKDPLNIVLADEGFLSDPDDMEAVKRIYRIYIKNIAQELSRIDPSYQLLSPTLDIIDDDEKLEEFIKENFDHNHHQQGFLRMAPLSKGGVVDSRGNVHGVKDLIVADASIIPFTVDGNTSSAAYLIGYTIAKQLRKKTTRNKKQRTRTEWTEE, translated from the coding sequence ATGAAAAAGAACTTAACTTATGATTACATTGTTGTTGGCACGGGTCCGGCAGGTTCTGTCATCGCGAAGACGCTTTCTGACGACAAACGAACCTCCGTACTTGTCTTGGAAGCGGGGGGAAACCATGATAAAGATAAACCGATCAAGGATTCCACTTTTGCACCGGAACTTGAAGAAAGCTTTTCCCCAAATTATTTTTGGCAAGGTGAAGGTGTTCCCCTAGAAGGCCTGGATGGCCGCACATTCGAGTGGACTACGGGACGTCTCTCAGGAGGCGGGTCTTCTATAAATGGAGAGCAATATGTGCGTCCGACAGCAGCTGTACTCAAAAAATGGGAAAGACTGCTTGGGCCTCTATGGTCACCTGATAAAGCCATACGGCGTTTCAAACAGTTGGAAAATTTCAATGGATCAACGACAAATCGGGCTGCGCATGGTTATAAAGGAAGAGTGGATATCAGGCAAGCGCCCGAAAATCCAACATCAATGGCTCAAAAATTGGCAACGGCAATCGAGCGGGCTTCAGGTTATCCTATAATTCTTGACTATAATGATCCTGATACCCCCCTTGGACCGTTCACACGCTGGCAATTATACCAACAACCTGACGGCCTTAGGGAAAGCTCATCTACAGCCTTTTTATCTTCGGATATTATGACGCCTTCAGGCGTAGGGGTTAATAATCGTAAACTAACCGTATTGTTCAGGACAACGGCTCTTCGGATTCTCTTTTCCGGCAAACGTGCCATTGGAATTGAATTTTTGAAGGATGGTAAATGCACCCGTGCGTATTCGCGTAAAAAGGTTATCTTATCGGCAGGAATCAACAGCCCGCAGATCTTGATGCTGTCCGGGATCGGATCCGCTAAAATGTTAAAAAAGTCAGGTATCGCTGTCGTTTTTAATAATCCAAACGTAGGGCAGCGATTAAAAAATCACACGTTAAACTTCGCTGTATTTGCTGTCAATTCAAATGATCGTCCCCTCCCTGTCCAAGATTCTAATGCACTTTATACAGGAGGAGCTTTTCTACCGGATCCATCCGGTAATAATCCAGAAGAGCGGGCCGTTCAACTGCTCGGTATCGGAGCCGATGAACAATTGACAATAGCGATTCTGTATTTACGGCCTAGGAGCAAAGGGAATATCCGCATACAGAGCAAAGATCCGCTAAACATTGTATTGGCAGACGAAGGATTTCTTTCTGATCCGGACGACATGGAGGCTGTAAAAAGGATTTATCGAATTTATATCAAGAATATCGCTCAGGAGCTATCACGAATCGATCCTTCATATCAGCTCCTCTCGCCTACATTAGATATAATTGATGATGATGAGAAGCTCGAAGAATTCATTAAAGAAAATTTCGATCATAATCATCATCAGCAAGGGTTTTTGCGAATGGCTCCTTTGTCAAAAGGGGGAGTCGTTGATTCTAGGGGAAATGTGCATGGGGTCAAGGATTTGATCGTTGCAGATGCTTCCATTATCCCTTTTACAGTCGATGGAAACACCTCTTCGGCTGCATATCTCATCGGCTATACAATCGCGAAGCAATTACGCAAAAAAACAACCCGTAATAAAAAGCAGCGAACGCGAACAGAATGGACGGAAGAGTAA
- a CDS encoding glycosyltransferase: protein MKNKWLLALPLTLALVISTTPVASAQAKVDQEKVLVCLSPKMVQLKTDMQKVWIDHTIWTRSFIVSAVSNRPDVKDVLDRLLRNQQDIGNVIKPYYGEAAGNKLADLLREHILIAGKIVAAAKAGNQADVKKLEADWHRNADDIAKFLSAANPNWQFKMLQDMLYTHLQLITEIVLDCLKGDWKADIAATDKNEIHMIHLADILTEGIVKQFPEKF, encoded by the coding sequence ATGAAAAATAAATGGTTGCTAGCGTTGCCGTTAACCCTAGCGCTTGTTATTAGCACGACGCCAGTAGCATCCGCGCAAGCGAAGGTAGATCAGGAGAAGGTTTTGGTTTGCCTCAGTCCCAAAATGGTGCAGCTGAAAACCGATATGCAGAAGGTTTGGATTGACCATACGATATGGACGAGAAGCTTTATTGTCAGCGCCGTTTCCAATCGACCGGATGTGAAGGACGTATTGGACCGGCTTTTGCGAAACCAGCAGGACATAGGCAACGTGATCAAGCCTTATTATGGAGAAGCCGCCGGCAATAAGTTGGCTGATCTTCTGAGAGAGCATATTCTGATCGCAGGGAAAATTGTAGCGGCGGCCAAAGCGGGAAATCAGGCGGATGTAAAAAAGTTAGAGGCGGATTGGCATAGAAACGCCGACGATATCGCCAAATTTTTAAGCGCAGCGAATCCGAACTGGCAGTTTAAAATGCTGCAAGATATGCTGTATACGCACCTTCAGTTGATTACGGAAATAGTCCTTGATTGTCTCAAAGGAGATTGGAAAGCGGATATTGCAGCAACCGACAAAAACGAGATCCATATGATTCATTTAGCGGATATCCTGACAGAAGGCATCGTCAAACAGTTTCCTGAAAAGTTTTAA